One genomic region from Cyanobium usitatum str. Tous encodes:
- a CDS encoding ammonium transporter, translating to MNAGFAMVEAGMCRSKNAVNILAKNLIVFALAVTAYWFIGYKIMYNASWVIPGWFKFGGLFFDPTVTPEMVTNGSLVPSIDFLFQAAFAGTAATIVSGLVAERIKFGEFVIFSLILVGVLYPISGSWQWNVGEGWLNKLGFIDFAGSTVVHSFGAWAGLIGAMLLGPRIGKFVDGKPQAIPGHNLALATLGCLILWIGWYGFNPGSWLAMAPEVPYIAVTTTLGAAGGAIAATLASQLPGMGPDKRPGKPDLTMTINGILAGLVGVTAGCDGFSMPGSWVVGFISGIIVVFSVAFIDSIKIDDPVGAFSVHGVCGIWATLAVGLFNVDKGLLTGHGFSQLWIQIIGTAAFAVFAIVSSWIVWSVIGALFGGIRVSESEEVIGLDIGEHGMEAYPDFATSAK from the coding sequence ATGAACGCCGGCTTTGCCATGGTGGAAGCCGGCATGTGTCGTTCCAAGAATGCCGTCAACATTCTGGCTAAGAACCTGATCGTCTTCGCTTTGGCGGTGACGGCCTACTGGTTCATTGGCTACAAGATCATGTACAACGCCAGCTGGGTAATTCCAGGCTGGTTCAAGTTTGGTGGTTTGTTCTTCGATCCAACCGTCACGCCTGAGATGGTTACAAATGGCAGTCTGGTGCCAAGCATTGACTTTCTCTTCCAGGCTGCGTTCGCCGGCACTGCTGCCACGATCGTTTCAGGTTTGGTTGCCGAACGGATCAAATTTGGCGAGTTTGTCATCTTCTCGCTGATCTTGGTCGGAGTTCTTTATCCGATTTCTGGTTCGTGGCAGTGGAACGTTGGTGAAGGCTGGCTCAACAAGCTCGGTTTCATCGACTTTGCTGGCTCAACTGTGGTGCACTCCTTTGGTGCTTGGGCTGGCTTGATAGGAGCCATGCTGCTTGGCCCCCGTATTGGCAAATTTGTTGATGGCAAGCCCCAGGCCATCCCTGGTCACAACCTGGCGCTTGCAACCTTGGGCTGCCTGATCCTCTGGATTGGCTGGTACGGCTTTAACCCCGGTTCCTGGCTTGCCATGGCACCTGAGGTTCCCTACATCGCCGTGACCACAACCCTTGGTGCTGCAGGCGGTGCTATCGCTGCAACCCTGGCATCCCAGCTGCCTGGCATGGGTCCAGATAAGCGCCCGGGCAAGCCTGATCTCACCATGACCATCAACGGCATTCTGGCCGGTTTGGTGGGAGTTACTGCAGGTTGCGATGGCTTCTCCATGCCCGGCTCCTGGGTAGTTGGATTCATCTCAGGAATCATTGTGGTGTTCTCGGTGGCCTTCATCGACAGCATCAAGATTGATGATCCCGTTGGTGCTTTCTCGGTGCACGGTGTATGCGGCATCTGGGCAACCCTTGCCGTGGGCTTGTTCAATGTGGACAAAGGTCTGCTTACTGGCCACGGTTTCAGTCAGCTTTGGATTCAAATCATTGGGACAGCAGCCTTTGCTGTTTTCGCGATTGTCTCCTCCTGGATAGTCTGGTCAGTAATAGGAGCCCTCTTCGGTGGCATTCGCGTCAGTGAGAGTGAAGAAGTTATTGGCCTTGACATCGGTGAGCATGGAATGGAAGCTTATCCTGACTTCGCCACCTCGGCAAAGTAA